CTGGCAAGATGCGCAAGAATTACATCCGCATCCTGACCGGCGACAAGGTCAAGGTCGAACTGACCCCCTACGACCTTTCCAAGGGCCGCATCGTCTATCGTTCCCGTTAACGGGCACGCGCCTTCCTCGTCAACTCGCTAGAAAATCGCCAAAGCCGGAATGTCGAGCCTCAGAGCCCGCCACCCCGCCCATCGACGCGCCCCCCCGCGTTGATTGCCGAACGCTGCAATCCGTTGGCGGCCTTCATCGCCATCCGATAAAAAACGCCCCGCCGTGCTCCGACGAGGCGCTGTCAAGCTACGGTCAGCCGGGGGCCCAGCGGACTCCCGGCAACGCTTCAGGCCATCTCGGCTTCGGTAGCCAGTTGCAACTCGCCACCCTCGACGGTGACATGCACCACGCCCCCGTTTTCGGCCAGTTCTCCGAACAGGATCAACTCGGCCAGCGGCTTCTTGAGCTTCTCCTGAATTACCCGCGCCATCGGCCGGGCACCCATCTCGGGATCGTAGCCGCGCTCGGCCAACCACAGCCGCGCCGCTTCGTCGACATCGAGCTGGACGCGCTTCTCGTCGAGTTGCGCCTGAAGCTCGACCAGGAACTTGTCGACCACGCTACGCACCACCTCCGGCGCCAGGCCGTGGAACTGAATGATCCCGTCGAGCCGGTTGCGGAACTCCGGCGTGAAGGTCTTGCGAATGACCTCCATGCCATCGGTGGAGTGATCCTGATTCTGGAAGCCGATTGAACGACGGGCGATCTGCTCGGCCCCGGCATTGGACGTCATGACCAGTATCACGTGGCGGAAATCCGCCTCGCGACCGTTGTTGTCGGTCAGCCGCCCATGGTCCATGACCTGCAGCAGCAGGTTGAAGACTTCCGGATGCGCCTTCTCGATCTCGTCAAGCAGCAGCACGCAATGCGGCTGCTTGGTGATCGCCTCGGTCAGCAGCCCACCCTGGTCGTAGCCGACGTACCCCGGCGGCGCGCCGATCAGCCGCGAGACGGTGTGCCGTTCCATGTACTCGGACATGTCGAAGCGCACCAGCTCGATGCCCATCAACTGAGCCAGCTGGCGCGCCACCTCGGTCTTGCCGACCCCGGTCGGCCCGGAGAACAGGAAGCTGCCCACCGGCTTGTCGGGAGCCTTCAGCCCGGCGCGCGACAGCTTGATGGCCGAGGCCAGGCTGTCGATGGCCTCGTCCTGGCCGAACACCAGCATCTTGAGATCGCGATCCAGGTTGGACAGCAGCTTGCGATCCGAGCTCGACACGCTCTTCGGCGGAATCCTGGCGATCGAGGCGACGATCGCTTCGACCT
The genomic region above belongs to Halomonas zincidurans B6 and contains:
- the infA gene encoding translation initiation factor IF-1; translation: MAREDHIEMEGVVVDTLPNTMFRVELENGHVVTAHISGKMRKNYIRILTGDKVKVELTPYDLSKGRIVYRSR